Genomic DNA from Deltaproteobacteria bacterium HGW-Deltaproteobacteria-4:
TGAGTTTAGCAAGTATTGCCGATTCTGCAGAAAACATACACCTCACCGTGAAACAAAGTAGAATTGGGTGTCTCCTTGAGTTTGATTGCAGGCCAGTAGCTCTAACGGCTAGAGCACCGGTCTCCAAAACCGGGTGTTGTGGGTTCGAATCCCTCCTGGCCTGCCAATTTATATTGACCACAGTCCTCACAAAGGGGTTGTCATAGATGCTCTCAAAAACTTCTGATTTTTTAAAGAACGTACGTGAAGAGCTGAAGAATGTCACTTGGCCTGAGCGTAAAGATGTTAAAGCATCGACAGTTGTCGTTATTGCGTTAGTTATCGTCTCAGCTGTTTATTTTTGGATTGTTGATTCAGCTCTGGCGTTATTAATTCGCTCGATGCTGAATTGATCGAAAGAGGCTGTCCATGAGTATGAAATGGTATGGCGTCCATACTTATTCAGGTTTTGAAAATCGGGTAAAGCTCTCTTTGGAAGAACGGATTCGCTCTCTGGGCGCGGAAGAGTTCTTCGCAGAGGTCTTGATCCCATCTGAAACTGTTGTAGAACTCAAGCAGGGAGAGAAGCGGACTTCCCAGCGGAAATTCTTTCCTGGCTATATACTTGTCAAGATGGAACTTAACAACGAAACATGGCATATCGTCAAGGATACACCGAAGGTCACCGGCTTTGTCGGTGGGACCACCAATCCACCGGTTATCAGTGAAGAAGAAATTTTAAAGATTACCAACCGGATGGCTGAAGGTGTCGAACGACCGAAGCCGAAGGTGGAATTTGAAGTTGGGGAAACAGTTCGTGTGATCGATGGTCCTTTCCTTAATTTCAGTGGTGTAGTCGAAGACGTAAAGCCCGACAAAGGAAAACTCAAGGTCATGGTAAGTATCTTTGGCCGTGTAACTCCGGTAGAGCTTGAATTTATCCAAGTAGAAAAAACCAGCTGAAGCTGTTTAGAAACGCGCACCACACAAGGAGTTGTAGATGGCTAAGAAGATCATCGGAATGGTAAAGTTGCAAGTTCCTGCCGGCAAGGCAAACCCCTCGCCGCCTATTGGCCCTGCCCTCGGTCAGCACGGGGTCAATATTATGGAATTTTGTAAGTCTTTCAACGCAAAGACGCAAGGAGAAGAGCCGGGAATGATCATTCCGGTGGTAATAACGATCTATGCAGATCGCTCCTTTACTTACGTGACCAAAACCCCGCCCGCATCGATCTTGTTGATCAAGGCTGCCAAGATTCCTAAAGGGTCGGGCGTGCCGAACAAAAACAAGGTTGGTAATGTGACCAAGGATCAAGTGCGTGAGATTGCGAAGTTGAAGTTGCAAGATCTTAACGCCTTTGATCTCGAAGCTGCTGTACGTACGATTGAAGGGACCGCCCGCAGTATGGGGATTGAGGTCGTTTAATCATTTTCGTGTAGCGTTTACTTCTTTCAATACCCAGCGGGTAATACCGGAGTGCAGAAAATGGCAGTCGCAAAGAAACATGCTCAGGCCAAGGCGAAGATCGATAAAGACACAGCCTATGGCGTCGATGAAGCCTTGACATTGGTCAAGGAAGTTGCTTTCGCCAAGTTTGACGAAACAGTAGAAGTTGCTGTCCGTCTCGGCGTTGACCCGCGAAAGGCCGACCAGATGGTCCGCGGTGCAGTCGTTCTCCCGAATGGCCTCGGCAAGACTGTACGTGTTCTTGTCTTTGCTAAAGGAGAAAAAGCCCTTGAAGCCCAGACCGAAGGCGCTGACTATGTCGGTGCAGATGAGTTGGTCGCCAAAATTCAAGCCGGTTGGTTCGAGTTTGATACCGCAATTGCCACCCCCGACATGATGGGGACAGTTGGTAAGATCGGTAAGTTGCTTGGTCCGCGTGGTTTGATGCCGAACCCGAAAGTCGGTACGGTCACCTTCGATGTCGCCCGCGCAGTCAACGAAGCGAAATCCGGTAAGGTTGAGTATCGCGTCGAAAAGGCCGGGATTGTTCATGCCGGTATCGGCAAGGTCTCTTTCGGTGTTGATCAGCTTAAAGGAAATCTTCTTGCGTTGCTGGATGCCCTCATGAAGGCCAAACCCCAGACTTCCAAGGGGACCTACATGAAGAAGGTCACTCTGACCAGCACCATGGGACCGAGCGTGAATCTCGATGTCCCGGCCCTGCAGGCACAAGTTAAATAAAGAGTTCGTGCTCTGCTTCTGCAGTTCACATTTTTGCTCCCGGTCAAAGACAGCAGGTTCGCCGTCTGGCGTTTAATGGAAGTCCACCTGCCGAGGCTATCGAACAAGAGCGACATGAAAAGTCGTTTCTCGCACCTCAGACTGGGGGAGGGCAATATGCGCCCCATTCTTGAAGAAAGGAGGAGAGACGTTGAAAAAAGAAAATAAAGCTCAAGTCGTTGCTGATCTTGCGGCGAAACTTGCAAAGAGCAAGTCAACCTTTCTGGCAGATTATCGCGGATTGACAGTTGAACAGGTTAATGCCCTGCGTGGCGCACTCCGGAATAGCGGAGCCGAATACAAAGTTGCCAAGAATACCCTGTTGCGCCTTGCTGCTAAAGGGACAGCTTCTGAATGCCTTAATCCATTGCTGGCAGGTCCGACGGCGATTGCGATCGCATCAGGGGATCCGGTGGCGACAGCCAAGGTCATGGCGGATTTTGCCAAGATCAATGCCAAGTTTGAACTTAAGGGCGGCGCCTTGGATGGTAAGCTTTTGTCGGTCAATGACATCAAGGCGCTGGCAGAATTGCCGAGTCGCGAAGTTCTTCTTGCCCGCATGCTCGGTTCGTTCAGTGCCCCGGCGACGAATTTCGTTGGTGTCCTTGCTGCTGTGCCGCGTGCGTTTGTTCAGGTCCTTGCCGCATACAAAGACCAAAAAGCAGCCTGACAATCAGGCTCATAATTACTCAATTTTTCGCGAAAAGCGCATAGAGGAGACTACAAGTCATGTCAATTACTAAAGAGCAGGTTGTTGAATTTATCGAAAAGATGTCCGTCCTTGAGCTCGCCGAGCTGGTTAAAGAACTTGAAGCCAAATTCGGCGTCTCTGCCGCTGCCCCGGCTGTTGCCGCTGCTGCCCCGGCCGCTGCCGCTGCTGCAGTTGAGGAGAAGGACGAGTTTGACGTCATTCTAACTGATTCCGGCGACAAGAAGATCAACGTTATCAAAGTTGTTCGCGCTGTAACCGGTCTTGGCCTCAAAGAAGCTAAGGATCTGGTTGATGGTGCCCCCCAGACTGTCAAAGCCGGCGTTAGCAAGGCCGAAGCCGCTGAACTCAAGAAGCAGCTTGAGGAAGCCGGCGCCAAGGTTGAGCTCAAATAGGTCCCTGCCGAATGGTTCAATTCCTAGCCAAGGTCGCCCGGCGCGACCTTGGCTATTCTACTTTCGTCACCACAAGGAGTCATCATGGCTTATTCGATCGCGAATAACCAGCTTCTGAGGAAACACTTCGCCTTAAGCAAAAAGATCATCGATATCCCAAACCTCATCGATATCCAGAAGAATTCGTATAAACGTTTTCTTCAGGCGGAACTTCCTCCCTCCGCGAGGCAGATCATCGGTCTCGAAGCGGTTTTCCGGTCGGTCTTTCCGATCCGTGACTTCACCGATAGTTGTTCTCTCGAATATGTGTCGTACACGCTCGGTACACCGAAATATGACGTTGAGGAGTGCCATCAGCGCGGCATGACCTTTGCCTCTCCGGTCAAGGTCCGCGTCCGCCTGGTCTCCTGGGATGTCGACAAGGAATCCGGAGTTCAATCGATTCGTGACATCAAGGAACAGGAGGTCTACTTTGGCGAGATTCCCTTGATGACCGATAATGGTACTTTTATCATTAACGGTACTGAGCGGGTCATAGTCAGTCAGTTGCACCGCTCTCCGGGGGTCTTTTTCGACCACGACAAAGGAAAAACCCATTCGAGCGGGAAAATTCTTTACAGTGCCCGGATTATCCCTTACCGCGGGTCCTGGCTCGATTTTGATTTTGACCACAAGGATATCCTCTGGGTACGGATCGACCGGCGTCGCAAGCTGCCGGCCACGGTACTGCTCAAAGCACTTGGTTATTCGACCGAAGAGCTCTTGAATTATTATTATAATACGGAGACTCTGCTCTTTGAGGGAGATGTCTATCGCAAGCGCGTCAACATTGAACTCCTTGCCGGCCAGCGCTCCGCTGCTGATGTCGTTGCCAGTGATGGTGAAGTCATCGTCAAAGCGAACCGCAAGTTTACCAAAGCAGCGATCAAGAAACTCGCTGAAAAGGGCATCGAGATCATTGATATTGATGAAAATGAAGTCCTGGGTAAAATTGCTTCCACCGATATTGCCGATCCGGCGACCGGCGAGCTTCTGCTGGAGTGTAACCAGGAGATTACCGCCGATAAACTTGCCCGCATCCGCGCCAGCGAAATCCGCGAGATCAAGGTTCTCTTTATCGACAATCTCTATGTCGGTTCATATCTGCGTGAAACATTGCTGCAGGACCGCATCGATTCCCCGGAAAATGCGATTATCGAGATTTATCGTCGCCTTCGTCCCGGTGATCCCCCGACCGTCCGAAGTGCAACGACACTTTTTGAAAGCCTCTTTTTCAACGCCGAGCGTTATGATCTCTCTCCAGTCGGGCGACTCAAGATCAATTACAAACTTGGACTGGCGACGCCGCTAGATCATACGACACTGACCAAGGAGGATATTCTCCAGGTTGTGCGTTATCTGATCGATTTGCGCAACGGTAAGGGGACGATCGACGACATCGATCATCTCGGTAACCGGCGGGTACGGGCAGTCGGTGAGTTGCTGGAGAATCAGTATCGGGTCGGCCTTGTACGTATGGAGCGCGCGATCAAAGAGCGCATGAGCTTACAGGACATCGATAGCTTGATGCCGCACGATTTGATCAACTCCAAGCCTGTCTCGGCGGTTGTCAAAGAATTTTTTGGCTCATCGCAACTTTCTCAGTTTATGGATCAGACTAATCCGCTTTCTGAGATTACGCACAAGCGGCGTCTTTCGGCTCTCGGACCTGGCGGTCTGACCCGTGAGCGTGCCGGCTTTGAGGTACGTGACGTCCATCCGACCCACTATGGACGTGTCTGTCCGATTGAGACTCCAGAGGGACCGAATATCGGCCTGATAGCATCACTCTCGACTTATGCCCGTATCAACGAGCATGGTTTTGTCGAGACTCCCTATCGCATTGTCCGTGACGGTGTTGTGACCACTGAAATTCGTTACTTCTCTGCTCTGGAGGAAGAAGGCCATGCGATTGCGCAGGCCAATGCTTCGCTCAATGAAGATAGCACCTTTGTCAATGAGCTTGTTAACGTCCGTAATACCGGGGAGTTCATGCTCATCGACCGTGCAGAGGTTGAGCTCATGGACGTTTCGCCGAAGCAGTTGGTCTCGGTGGCCGCGTCTCTGATTCCGTTCCTCGAAAATGACGATGCCAACCGCGCCCTGATGGGTTCGAACATGCAACGTCAGGCTGTACCGTTATTGCGCGCCGATGCTCCTCTGGTCGGTACCGGCATGGAGCGGATTGTTGCCCATGACTCCGGTGCTGCGGTGGTTGCCCGGCATAATGGTGTCGTTGAAAGCGTCGATGCTGCTCGCGTTGTTGTCAAAATCGATGAAAATGAAGTCGATGAGATGGGGACCGGTGTCGATATCTATAACTTGATCAAATTTATCCGTTCCAACCAGAATACCTGCCTCAACCAGCATCCGATCGTCAAGGTCGGGGACAAGGTTCGGCGTGGCGAGATCATTGCCGATGGTCCTTCGACACAGTGGGGGGAGCTGGCTCTTGGTCAGAATGTGGTCGTCGCGTTTATGCCGTGGGAAGGATATAACTTTGAGGATTCAATCCTCATCTCCGAGAGGCTTCTGCAAGAGGATCGTTATACCTCCATTCATATCGAAGAATTTGAATGCGTGGCGCGGGACACAAAGCTGGGCAAGGAGGAGATCACCGCTGATATTCCCAACCTCGGCGAAGATGCTTTGGCCGATCTCGACGAAAGCGGAATTATTCGTATCGGTGCAGAAGTGCTGCCGGGTGATATCCTGGTCGGCAAGATTACGCCGAAAGGAGAGACGCAACTCTCTCCCGAGGAAAAGCTTTTGCGTGCAATCTTTGGAGAAAAGGCCGGCGATGTCCGCGATACTTCATTGCGCGTTCCTCCAGGGGTTGAAGGTGTTGTCATCGGCGCCCGAATCTTCTCACGCAAAGGTGCAGACAAAGATAGCCGTACTGATTCGATCGAAAGGGCTGAAATAGAGAAGTTGCTCAAGGATCAGGACGATGAAGTACGCATCATCCGTACTTCATCGAAAAACAAGTTGGCGGCTCTTCTTGACGGGCAGACAGTAGCCAACTCAATTGTGACCCAAGATGGTCAGACTATTATTGGTAAAGGGAAAAAGATTACAGCCACCGCCCTTGAAATGCTCCCTTTCCGGCAATGGCGTGAACTTTCTCTGCTCAATGCAGAAGAGATTGAGGAAAAGGTTCTGCATCTTCTTGCTCGTTTGGCGGAACGCGAAGATCTGATCCGTAATGTCTTCAGCGATAAGATTGAAAAGCTCAAGCGTGGCGATGATCTCCCTCCAGGGGTGATCAAGATGGTCAAAGTATATATTGCCATCAAAAGAAAACTCTCGGTTGGTGACAAGATGGCCGGTCGTCACGGTAACAAGGGTGTGCTTTCCCGTATTCTTCCCGTGGAGGATATGCCGTATATGGTTGATGGTACTCCGGTGGAGATCGTTCTTAATCCACTTGGCGTCCCTTCCCGCATGAATGTCGGGCAGATTCTTGAGGTCCATCTCGGCATGGCGGCCCGCGGTCTCGGTTTGCAAATCCAGAACTATATGGATGAACACTACCACCCGGACAAGTTGCGGGAGCAGATCAAGAGTTCTTATGGCCAGGAGGAAATGACCGACTTCATAGATACACTCGATGATGACGACATCCTGACTCTGGCAAAGCGCTTGGCAAAAGGTGTTCCTATGGCCTCTCCGGTCTTTGAAGGGGTCAATGAAGAACAGATGAAGAATGAGATGGTCAAAGCCGGTATGCCGGAAAGCGGTCAGATGACCCTTTACAACGGCAAGACAGGCGAAGCCTTTAAAGAGAAGGTTACAGTCGGGATTATGTACATCCTTAAACTGCA
This window encodes:
- a CDS encoding preprotein translocase subunit SecE — encoded protein: MLSKTSDFLKNVREELKNVTWPERKDVKASTVVVIALVIVSAVYFWIVDSALALLIRSMLN
- a CDS encoding transcription termination/antitermination protein NusG, producing the protein MSMKWYGVHTYSGFENRVKLSLEERIRSLGAEEFFAEVLIPSETVVELKQGEKRTSQRKFFPGYILVKMELNNETWHIVKDTPKVTGFVGGTTNPPVISEEEILKITNRMAEGVERPKPKVEFEVGETVRVIDGPFLNFSGVVEDVKPDKGKLKVMVSIFGRVTPVELEFIQVEKTS
- the rplK gene encoding 50S ribosomal protein L11 codes for the protein MAKKIIGMVKLQVPAGKANPSPPIGPALGQHGVNIMEFCKSFNAKTQGEEPGMIIPVVITIYADRSFTYVTKTPPASILLIKAAKIPKGSGVPNKNKVGNVTKDQVREIAKLKLQDLNAFDLEAAVRTIEGTARSMGIEVV
- a CDS encoding 50S ribosomal protein L1, whose protein sequence is MAVAKKHAQAKAKIDKDTAYGVDEALTLVKEVAFAKFDETVEVAVRLGVDPRKADQMVRGAVVLPNGLGKTVRVLVFAKGEKALEAQTEGADYVGADELVAKIQAGWFEFDTAIATPDMMGTVGKIGKLLGPRGLMPNPKVGTVTFDVARAVNEAKSGKVEYRVEKAGIVHAGIGKVSFGVDQLKGNLLALLDALMKAKPQTSKGTYMKKVTLTSTMGPSVNLDVPALQAQVK
- a CDS encoding 50S ribosomal protein L10, whose product is MKKENKAQVVADLAAKLAKSKSTFLADYRGLTVEQVNALRGALRNSGAEYKVAKNTLLRLAAKGTASECLNPLLAGPTAIAIASGDPVATAKVMADFAKINAKFELKGGALDGKLLSVNDIKALAELPSREVLLARMLGSFSAPATNFVGVLAAVPRAFVQVLAAYKDQKAA
- a CDS encoding 50S ribosomal protein L7/L12 → MSITKEQVVEFIEKMSVLELAELVKELEAKFGVSAAAPAVAAAAPAAAAAAVEEKDEFDVILTDSGDKKINVIKVVRAVTGLGLKEAKDLVDGAPQTVKAGVSKAEAAELKKQLEEAGAKVELK
- the rpoB gene encoding DNA-directed RNA polymerase subunit beta, whose amino-acid sequence is MAYSIANNQLLRKHFALSKKIIDIPNLIDIQKNSYKRFLQAELPPSARQIIGLEAVFRSVFPIRDFTDSCSLEYVSYTLGTPKYDVEECHQRGMTFASPVKVRVRLVSWDVDKESGVQSIRDIKEQEVYFGEIPLMTDNGTFIINGTERVIVSQLHRSPGVFFDHDKGKTHSSGKILYSARIIPYRGSWLDFDFDHKDILWVRIDRRRKLPATVLLKALGYSTEELLNYYYNTETLLFEGDVYRKRVNIELLAGQRSAADVVASDGEVIVKANRKFTKAAIKKLAEKGIEIIDIDENEVLGKIASTDIADPATGELLLECNQEITADKLARIRASEIREIKVLFIDNLYVGSYLRETLLQDRIDSPENAIIEIYRRLRPGDPPTVRSATTLFESLFFNAERYDLSPVGRLKINYKLGLATPLDHTTLTKEDILQVVRYLIDLRNGKGTIDDIDHLGNRRVRAVGELLENQYRVGLVRMERAIKERMSLQDIDSLMPHDLINSKPVSAVVKEFFGSSQLSQFMDQTNPLSEITHKRRLSALGPGGLTRERAGFEVRDVHPTHYGRVCPIETPEGPNIGLIASLSTYARINEHGFVETPYRIVRDGVVTTEIRYFSALEEEGHAIAQANASLNEDSTFVNELVNVRNTGEFMLIDRAEVELMDVSPKQLVSVAASLIPFLENDDANRALMGSNMQRQAVPLLRADAPLVGTGMERIVAHDSGAAVVARHNGVVESVDAARVVVKIDENEVDEMGTGVDIYNLIKFIRSNQNTCLNQHPIVKVGDKVRRGEIIADGPSTQWGELALGQNVVVAFMPWEGYNFEDSILISERLLQEDRYTSIHIEEFECVARDTKLGKEEITADIPNLGEDALADLDESGIIRIGAEVLPGDILVGKITPKGETQLSPEEKLLRAIFGEKAGDVRDTSLRVPPGVEGVVIGARIFSRKGADKDSRTDSIERAEIEKLLKDQDDEVRIIRTSSKNKLAALLDGQTVANSIVTQDGQTIIGKGKKITATALEMLPFRQWRELSLLNAEEIEEKVLHLLARLAEREDLIRNVFSDKIEKLKRGDDLPPGVIKMVKVYIAIKRKLSVGDKMAGRHGNKGVLSRILPVEDMPYMVDGTPVEIVLNPLGVPSRMNVGQILEVHLGMAARGLGLQIQNYMDEHYHPDKLREQIKSSYGQEEMTDFIDTLDDDDILTLAKRLAKGVPMASPVFEGVNEEQMKNEMVKAGMPESGQMTLYNGKTGEAFKEKVTVGIMYILKLHHLVDDKIHARSIGPYSLVTQQPLGGKAQFGGQRLGEMEVWALEAYGAAHALQEFLTVKSDDVAGRTRIYEAIVKGKHTLEAGLPESFNVLIKELQSLCLDVELLEEEE